The proteins below come from a single Argentina anserina chromosome 1, drPotAnse1.1, whole genome shotgun sequence genomic window:
- the LOC126785937 gene encoding uncharacterized protein LOC126785937 isoform X3, translating into MSLITFCSPPEIRKSTGDLMKVFLTDFDILIYLHGTDGRGAVRFYPKGPSSCIVELTVSYEVPAILAPVASALQPFTESLLARGLERCDLY; encoded by the exons ATGTCGTTAATTACTTTCTGCAGCCCACCTGAAATCAGAAAATCCACTGGAGATCTCATGAAGGTCTTCCTAACAG ATTTTGATATACTGATTTACTTGCATGGCACTGATGGCAGAGGCGCTGTTCGTTTTTATCCAAAAGGTCCTTCATCATGCATAGTAGAA tTAACTGTCTCATATGAAGTTCCTGCCATTTTGGCTCCAGTGGCATCA GCACTGCAACCTTTTACAGAAAGTTTACTTGCACGTGGCTTGGAAAG ATGTGATCTTTACTGA
- the LOC126785937 gene encoding uncharacterized protein LOC126785937 isoform X1 yields the protein MSLITFCSPPEIRKSTGDLMKVFLTDFDILIYLHGTDGRGAVRFYPKGPSSCIVELTVSYEVPAILAPVASALQPFTESLLARGLERFATFAKSYKSDSTYCFDVVNSK from the exons ATGTCGTTAATTACTTTCTGCAGCCCACCTGAAATCAGAAAATCCACTGGAGATCTCATGAAGGTCTTCCTAACAG ATTTTGATATACTGATTTACTTGCATGGCACTGATGGCAGAGGCGCTGTTCGTTTTTATCCAAAAGGTCCTTCATCATGCATAGTAGAA tTAACTGTCTCATATGAAGTTCCTGCCATTTTGGCTCCAGTGGCATCA GCACTGCAACCTTTTACAGAAAGTTTACTTGCACGTGGCTTGGAAAGGTTTGCAACATTTGCAAAGAGCTACAAATCAGACTCAACGTACTGTTTTGACGttgtaaatagtaaataa
- the LOC126785937 gene encoding uncharacterized protein LOC126785937 isoform X2 → MSLITFCSPPEIRKSTGDLMKVFLTDFDILIYLHGTDGRGAVRFYPKGPSSCIVEALQPFTESLLARGLERFATFAKSYKSDSTYCFDVVNSK, encoded by the exons ATGTCGTTAATTACTTTCTGCAGCCCACCTGAAATCAGAAAATCCACTGGAGATCTCATGAAGGTCTTCCTAACAG ATTTTGATATACTGATTTACTTGCATGGCACTGATGGCAGAGGCGCTGTTCGTTTTTATCCAAAAGGTCCTTCATCATGCATAGTAGAA GCACTGCAACCTTTTACAGAAAGTTTACTTGCACGTGGCTTGGAAAGGTTTGCAACATTTGCAAAGAGCTACAAATCAGACTCAACGTACTGTTTTGACGttgtaaatagtaaataa
- the LOC126785918 gene encoding probable protein phosphatase 2C 2: protein MVAEAKVMCQQNVEVFGRGMKVDEVVEDVVVVASISSPKSLYDRSCPLEPVSPAAQPDVKPADKVSDLALQTADLEFFPRLRSGSFADVGPRRYMEDEHILIDDLSSHLGSLFSFPTPSAFYGVFDGHGGPEAAAYVRKNVMKLLFDDVHFPRASEVNKIFLEELKNSLSKAFHQVDLALADDCSISSSSGTTALTAMIFGRLLMVANAGDCRAILCRKGEAIDMSRDHRPIYPSERKRVEALGGYVDDGYLNGVLSVSRALGDWDMKFPRGSASPLIAEPEFQRMDLTEEDEFLIIGCDGIWDVMSSQHAVRLVRRGLRGHDDPEQCAKDLVMEALRLNTFDNLTVIVVCFSSLDHKELLSPPRERRYRRCSLSAEALCSLRNLLDGSG from the exons ATGGTGGCAGAAGCTAAGGTCATGTGCCAGCAGAACGTTGAGGTGTTTGGTAGAGGGATGAAGGTTGATGAGGTTGTTGAAGATGTTGTAGTAGTTGCTTCCATTTCTTCTCCCAAGAGTTTATATGACCGGAGTTGCCCTCTGGAACCGGTCTCCCCTGCTGCCCAACCT gATGTGAAACCAGCAGATAAAGTTTCAGACTTGGCTCTTCAGACAGCTGACCTGGAATTCTTTCCCAGGCTCCGTTCTGGTAGCTTCGCTGACGTTGGACCCCGTAGATACATGGAAGATGAACATATACTGATAGACGATCTATCTTCACATTTGGGATCACTATTTAGTTTTCCCACCCCAAGTGCATTTTACGGG GTATTTGATGGACATGGAGGACCTGAGGCTGCAGCTTATGTTCGGAAAAATGTAATGAAACTCTTATTCGACGATGTCCATTTCCCCCGAGCTTCTGAAGTTAATAAGATTTTCTTAGAGGAGCTCAAGAACTCTCTAAGTAAAGCATTTCATCAGGTAGATCTTGCTTTGGCAGACGATTGCAGTATAAGCAGTTCTTCTGGGACAACAGCACTAACTGCTATGATCTTTGGAAG GCTTTTGATGGTAGCCAATGCCGGTGATTGTCGAGCCATACTCTGCAGGAAGGGAGAGGCAATAGATATGTCCCGAGACCATAGGCCAATTTATCCCTCTGAACGCAAGAGAGTTGAAGCATTGGGGGGATATGTAGATGATGGGTATCTAAATGGTGTCTTATCAGTTTCCCGAGCCTTAGGTGACTGGGACATGAAATTTCCTCGTGGTTCTGCTTCACCACTTATTGCCGAACCAGAGTTCCAAAGGATGGACTTAACAGAGGAAGATGAGTTTCTCATTATAGGGTGTGATGGGATCTGGGATGTGATGTCTAGTCAGCATGCAGTTAGGCTTGTTCGCCGTGGGCTGAGGGGGCATGATGACCCCGAGCAGTGTGCCAAGGATCTTGTCATGGAGGCTCTTCGCCTCAATACGTTTGATAATCTTACTGTTATTGTTGTGTGcttctcttctcttgatcACAAGGAGCTACTATCACCACCCCGGGAGCGAAGATATAGGCGCTGCAGCCTCTCTGCCGAAGCCCTCTGTAGCCTGAGGAACTTGTTGGATGGCAGTGGTTGA